From a single Arthrobacter sp. SLBN-112 genomic region:
- the yajC gene encoding preprotein translocase subunit YajC, giving the protein MSILLFVMLGVFIFMMFRRNKKTQQQQAELQSKFAPGVEVMTSFGLFGRIVDIDEAENKVTLELSPGNLATVHRQAVTKVVEPAAEPAAEPAEASPVVPDDASSLTTTETGSTAVGPETPEETLKRLNDEGKKDS; this is encoded by the coding sequence ATGTCAATTCTCCTGTTCGTCATGCTCGGCGTCTTCATCTTCATGATGTTTCGCCGCAACAAGAAGACGCAGCAGCAGCAGGCAGAGCTCCAGTCGAAGTTTGCCCCGGGCGTGGAGGTCATGACCAGCTTTGGCCTTTTCGGCCGGATCGTGGACATCGACGAGGCCGAGAACAAGGTCACCCTTGAACTTTCCCCCGGCAACCTGGCCACTGTGCACCGTCAGGCCGTCACCAAGGTTGTCGAGCCTGCCGCAGAACCCGCCGCGGAGCCTGCCGAGGCCTCCCCGGTGGTTCCGGACGATGCGTCATCCCTCACCACCACGGAGACCGGCAGCACCGCGGTTGGCCCCGAGACTCCCGAGGAAACCCTGAAGCGCCTCAACGATGAGGGCAAAAAGGACAGCTAG
- a CDS encoding type IV toxin-antitoxin system AbiEi family antitoxin codes for MATPPASSAAGPGREASTAAFRAGCQANGAEPAAPPRFPDLYAPGVPFAGPELQSLAADGLLARFHQHGYTLPGIPASPQLRARAAAGAVPPAIRQRVVAGRLTAAWIYGCAGEPDRLALLVDAKRRVSSLRNTRGCTLHEVRLGPFDVVSLGGLMVSSPLRTALDIALHVEAERAVPALAGLLARPQQDVRLRLLVRAIEATPRVPHKRAALEKLALLAPALVPGSAIDVENPVDPPDGTEHVAEVLGVPHLESEL; via the coding sequence ATGGCCACACCTCCAGCTTCCTCCGCCGCCGGACCGGGCAGGGAAGCGTCCACTGCCGCCTTCCGGGCGGGCTGCCAGGCAAACGGTGCGGAGCCGGCGGCGCCGCCGCGCTTTCCGGACCTGTACGCACCCGGCGTGCCTTTCGCCGGCCCTGAACTGCAGTCATTGGCAGCCGACGGGCTGCTGGCCCGCTTCCACCAGCATGGCTACACCCTCCCCGGAATTCCGGCATCACCGCAGCTGCGGGCCAGGGCTGCTGCTGGAGCCGTCCCACCAGCTATAAGGCAGCGTGTTGTGGCCGGACGGCTGACGGCGGCCTGGATCTACGGCTGCGCAGGGGAACCGGACAGGCTGGCGCTGCTGGTGGATGCGAAGCGGAGGGTGTCCAGCCTCCGGAATACACGCGGCTGCACGCTGCACGAGGTGAGGCTCGGACCGTTCGATGTGGTCAGCCTGGGCGGACTGATGGTCTCCAGCCCTTTACGCACCGCCCTCGATATCGCCCTGCACGTGGAGGCCGAACGCGCCGTACCCGCACTGGCCGGGTTACTCGCCCGGCCGCAGCAGGATGTCAGGCTCCGCCTTCTGGTGCGCGCCATCGAGGCTACCCCACGGGTACCGCACAAACGGGCTGCTTTGGAAAAGCTTGCCCTGCTAGCTCCGGCGCTTGTTCCCGGTAGTGCGATAGACGTCGAAAACCCCGTCGATCCGCCGGACGGCACTGAGCACGTGGCTGAGGTACTTGGGGTCCCCCATCTCGAAAGCGAACTTTGA
- the secD gene encoding protein translocase subunit SecD, whose product MARTGRKTPGLRVLVWLGVILAALTAVLAGGTIAGQASWAPKLALDLEGGTQMILAPKVEGGSDINEQQLNQAVAIIRQRVDGSGVSEAEISTQSGRNVVVSLPGTPSAETRNLIQASADMNFRPVLLNGDGAAVPPESQTPEDQLPKPTAEPANSSDTNWITPEIYKQFEALDCNSAAAEKSERSDPAKPLVTCEPATDKTPAIKYILGPVEVKGSNIVTSSFQLQQGAQGAVTNDWAVNIQFDAEGTAKFKEVTERLNQFYVAAGGESGTDPKSQFAIVLDDQVISAPRSLAVITDGRPQITGGFTEQTAKALSDQLKFGALPISFDIQSEQQISATLGGEQLRMGLLAGLIGLLLVVVYSLFQYRALGFVTIASLVVAGALTYLAIAILGWTENYRLSLAGVAGIIVAIGQTADSFIVYFERIRDELREGRGLVSAVENGWKRAKRTVLASKAVNLLAALVLYFVAVGNVRGFAFTLGLTAIADLLVVFMFTHPTLQLLARTRFFGEGHKFSGLDPERLGAVPLYRGAGRIRTPEDRPVAVRSKNAGAAAEAERRMTIAERRLAEKQEQLAGSSKTSAKENK is encoded by the coding sequence ATGGCACGAACTGGCCGCAAGACACCCGGACTCCGCGTCCTGGTCTGGCTCGGTGTAATCCTGGCAGCGCTGACCGCCGTCCTGGCAGGCGGCACCATCGCCGGACAGGCCAGCTGGGCACCAAAACTGGCGCTTGACCTTGAGGGCGGCACCCAGATGATCCTGGCGCCGAAGGTGGAGGGCGGTTCGGACATCAACGAACAGCAGCTCAACCAGGCCGTGGCGATCATCCGCCAGCGCGTTGACGGCTCCGGCGTCTCCGAAGCGGAAATCAGCACCCAGTCGGGGCGCAATGTGGTGGTCAGCCTTCCCGGCACACCGTCGGCCGAAACCCGCAACCTGATCCAGGCCTCAGCGGACATGAACTTCCGCCCTGTCCTCCTCAACGGTGACGGCGCAGCAGTTCCCCCCGAGTCGCAGACCCCTGAGGACCAGCTGCCCAAGCCGACCGCTGAGCCGGCCAACAGCAGTGACACCAACTGGATCACGCCGGAGATCTACAAGCAGTTCGAGGCCCTGGACTGCAACAGCGCTGCTGCCGAAAAATCCGAGCGGTCAGATCCCGCCAAGCCGCTGGTGACCTGCGAACCTGCCACGGACAAGACGCCTGCCATCAAGTACATCCTGGGTCCCGTGGAGGTGAAGGGCAGCAACATCGTCACCTCGTCCTTCCAGCTCCAGCAGGGCGCCCAGGGCGCGGTCACCAATGACTGGGCGGTTAACATCCAGTTCGACGCCGAAGGCACGGCAAAGTTCAAAGAGGTCACCGAACGGCTGAACCAGTTCTACGTGGCGGCCGGCGGCGAGTCGGGCACCGACCCCAAGTCCCAGTTCGCCATTGTGCTGGACGACCAGGTCATCTCCGCGCCGCGTTCGCTGGCCGTCATCACCGACGGCCGTCCGCAGATCACCGGCGGTTTCACCGAGCAGACCGCCAAGGCGTTGTCGGACCAGTTGAAGTTCGGCGCCCTTCCCATCAGCTTCGACATCCAGAGCGAACAGCAGATCTCCGCCACGCTCGGTGGCGAACAGCTGCGCATGGGCCTGCTGGCCGGCCTGATCGGGCTGCTGCTCGTTGTGGTCTACTCGCTGTTCCAGTACCGCGCCCTGGGCTTCGTTACCATCGCATCGCTGGTGGTGGCCGGTGCCCTCACGTACCTGGCCATCGCGATCCTCGGCTGGACCGAGAACTACCGGCTGTCCCTGGCAGGTGTTGCCGGCATCATCGTGGCCATCGGCCAGACTGCCGACTCCTTCATCGTCTACTTCGAGCGCATCAGGGACGAACTGCGCGAAGGACGCGGCCTGGTATCCGCCGTCGAAAACGGCTGGAAGCGGGCCAAGCGCACCGTCCTGGCCTCCAAGGCAGTCAACCTCCTGGCCGCACTGGTCCTGTACTTCGTGGCAGTCGGCAACGTCCGCGGGTTCGCCTTCACACTGGGCCTGACCGCCATCGCCGACCTGCTCGTGGTGTTCATGTTCACCCACCCCACGCTCCAGCTCCTGGCCCGCACCCGGTTCTTCGGTGAAGGCCACAAGTTCTCCGGGCTCGACCCCGAACGGCTTGGCGCCGTGCCGCTGTACCGCGGTGCCGGCCGCATCCGTACTCCGGAGGACCGGCCCGTCGCCGTCCGCAGCAAGAACGCCGGTGCTGCGGCCGAGGCCGAACGCCGCATGACCATCGCCGAACGGCGCCTGGCAGAGAAGCAGGAACAGCTGGCTGGCTCGTCCAAGACCTCCGCGAAGGAGAACAAGTAA
- a CDS encoding DUF349 domain-containing protein, whose amino-acid sequence MTDSQKSDETATDVTETAAQAEVGDTGADAGQSPLTPEAAASDESAGQAAEDQGAGDRGEDRSAGDQDSGTAVEESAPATAAPNAPAPGPRPSAPSPAAFASRPKPAAAAPAAATVPAAPGTSVAEAAKWGRVEGDGHVYLTIDGEEHSVGQYPGVSDDEALLYFARKYDDVVAQIVLLEQRVSSKAPSTDMQKTVTHLREQLAERNMVGDLRSADARLDKLAGQITELEKAEKAEHDAVRASELAAREAIVAEAEEISGQDPAQTQWKTSSARMNELFENWKAAQKSGVRLGRSNEDALWKRFRAARTVFDRHRRAYFSQLDSNNSAAKAAKEKLIAEAEALSTSTDWGYAAGEYRRLMDQWKASPRASRKDDDALWARFRAAQDVFFTSRQAANEEIDQEYAANLTVKEALLAEANAILPVKDLAAAKKALQSVRDRWEEAGKVPRADMGRIEAGLRKVEDAVRHAEEEQWQRSNPERKARTNSALSQLESAIAGLQDDLAKAEKSGDQRKIKAAQEALEARQAWLDQIQRSASELA is encoded by the coding sequence GTGACAGACAGTCAGAAATCCGACGAAACAGCAACAGATGTGACCGAAACAGCGGCTCAGGCCGAGGTTGGCGATACTGGGGCCGATGCCGGGCAGTCCCCCTTAACCCCTGAAGCCGCGGCTTCCGACGAGAGTGCAGGGCAGGCCGCCGAAGACCAGGGCGCTGGGGACCGGGGCGAGGACCGGAGCGCTGGGGACCAGGACAGCGGGACCGCCGTTGAAGAGTCCGCGCCTGCCACAGCTGCTCCGAACGCCCCGGCTCCCGGACCGCGGCCCTCCGCTCCGTCGCCCGCAGCTTTCGCATCGCGTCCCAAGCCTGCTGCCGCCGCTCCCGCGGCAGCCACGGTTCCTGCTGCGCCCGGCACGTCTGTTGCCGAGGCGGCCAAATGGGGCAGGGTGGAGGGGGACGGCCACGTCTACCTGACCATCGATGGCGAGGAACACTCCGTGGGCCAGTACCCGGGTGTCAGCGACGACGAAGCGCTGCTGTACTTCGCGCGGAAATACGACGACGTTGTGGCCCAGATCGTGCTCCTGGAGCAGCGGGTCAGCTCCAAGGCCCCCAGCACCGACATGCAGAAGACCGTAACGCACCTGCGCGAACAGCTTGCCGAACGGAACATGGTGGGTGACCTCCGCTCGGCCGACGCGCGCCTGGACAAGCTGGCAGGCCAGATCACCGAACTGGAAAAGGCCGAAAAGGCCGAGCACGACGCCGTCCGCGCCTCTGAGCTCGCAGCCCGTGAAGCCATCGTGGCGGAAGCAGAGGAAATCTCCGGCCAGGATCCCGCACAGACACAGTGGAAGACCTCCAGCGCGAGGATGAATGAACTCTTCGAGAACTGGAAGGCAGCCCAGAAGAGCGGTGTCCGCCTGGGCCGCAGCAACGAAGACGCCCTGTGGAAGCGCTTCCGCGCCGCCCGAACCGTCTTCGACCGGCACCGCCGGGCCTACTTCTCCCAGTTGGACAGCAACAACTCCGCTGCAAAGGCCGCCAAGGAGAAACTGATTGCCGAGGCCGAGGCACTCTCCACGTCCACCGACTGGGGCTATGCTGCCGGTGAATACCGCCGGCTGATGGACCAGTGGAAGGCCTCGCCGCGGGCAAGCCGCAAGGACGACGATGCGCTCTGGGCGAGGTTCCGCGCCGCCCAGGACGTCTTCTTCACGTCGCGGCAGGCCGCCAACGAGGAGATCGACCAGGAGTATGCCGCCAACCTCACGGTGAAGGAGGCCCTGCTGGCCGAGGCCAACGCCATCCTGCCTGTGAAGGACCTGGCAGCAGCCAAGAAGGCGCTCCAGTCCGTCCGTGACCGGTGGGAGGAAGCCGGCAAGGTCCCCCGCGCAGACATGGGCCGGATCGAAGCCGGGCTGCGGAAGGTTGAGGACGCCGTGCGCCATGCGGAGGAAGAGCAGTGGCAGCGGTCCAATCCCGAGCGCAAGGCGCGTACCAACAGCGCGCTCTCGCAGCTGGAATCCGCTATCGCCGGGCTCCAGGACGACCTTGCCAAGGCTGAGAAGAGCGGCGACCAGCGCAAGATCAAGGCCGCCCAGGAAGCACTCGAGGCACGCCAGGCCTGGCTTGACCAGATCCAGCGTTCCGCCAGCGAGCTTGCCTGA
- the secF gene encoding protein translocase subunit SecF, which produces MSGFATFGNELYTGKRSYDFVGAKKIWFIIALVGVALSIIIPAAKGGFNLGIEFRGGSEFTVSNVKTTDAAIGEKAVTDVVSGSVPRVANVAGNTMRIQTDKLTDDETLRIKQGLTSAYGVTDNEVTSTFVGPTWGADVTKQALIGLVVFVLLAALLMALYFRTWKMSLSALAGMAVTMFITAGVYALSDFEVTPSAIIGFLTVLSYSLYDTVVVFDKIRENTSGIDASTRRTFGEEVNLAVNQTLVRSINTMMVAILPVGAILFIGAGLLGAGTLRDLSLALFVGILIGTAATIFVAAPMYAWLRQGEPDLVKQARRVEQRRAGAAERAVPASPAKA; this is translated from the coding sequence ATGTCAGGCTTCGCCACTTTCGGCAACGAGCTCTACACCGGAAAGCGCTCCTACGACTTCGTGGGTGCCAAGAAGATCTGGTTCATCATCGCCTTGGTGGGCGTGGCCCTGTCCATCATCATCCCCGCGGCCAAGGGGGGCTTTAACCTCGGCATCGAGTTCCGCGGCGGCTCCGAATTCACGGTGTCCAACGTTAAGACCACCGATGCCGCCATCGGCGAGAAGGCAGTCACGGACGTGGTGTCCGGCAGTGTGCCGCGCGTGGCCAACGTCGCCGGCAACACCATGCGGATCCAGACCGACAAGCTGACCGATGACGAGACCCTCCGGATCAAGCAGGGCCTCACCAGCGCCTATGGCGTTACCGACAATGAGGTGACCTCCACCTTTGTTGGTCCCACCTGGGGTGCCGACGTGACCAAGCAGGCGCTGATCGGCCTGGTGGTGTTCGTGCTGCTCGCGGCCCTGCTGATGGCCTTGTACTTCCGCACCTGGAAGATGTCCCTCTCGGCGCTTGCCGGGATGGCTGTGACCATGTTCATCACGGCCGGCGTGTACGCCCTCAGTGATTTCGAAGTCACCCCGTCGGCGATCATCGGTTTCCTCACCGTCCTCAGCTACTCGCTGTACGACACCGTGGTGGTCTTCGACAAGATCCGGGAAAACACGAGTGGAATCGACGCCTCCACCCGCCGGACCTTTGGCGAGGAGGTCAACCTGGCCGTGAACCAGACGCTGGTGCGCTCCATCAACACCATGATGGTGGCCATCCTCCCCGTGGGGGCCATCCTGTTCATTGGAGCCGGCCTCCTGGGCGCAGGAACCCTCCGTGACCTGTCCCTGGCCCTGTTCGTTGGAATCCTCATCGGTACAGCAGCCACCATCTTCGTGGCTGCGCCCATGTACGCGTGGCTCCGCCAGGGCGAACCGGACCTCGTGAAGCAGGCAAGGCGTGTTGAGCAGCGCCGCGCCGGAGCAGCGGAACGGGCAGTTCCGGCATCGCCGGCCAAGGCCTGA
- the hisS gene encoding histidine--tRNA ligase, translated as MARTASLSGFPEWLPEERLVELHVLDTLRRVFELHGFSSIETRAVETVGQLLRKGEIDKEVYGLSRLQEDESDNPVKGGKADPHALALHFDLTVPFARYVVENAGYLAFPFRRYQIQKVWRGERPQEGRAREFTQADIDVVGDGELPFRYDVEIALVIAEALSALPIPDFRLRINNRKLAEGFYRGIGLDDTAGVLRSIDKLEKIGPAKVAELLKAELGATDEQAQKALQLAAIRTEDTSFVAQVRALGVTNELLDEGLDELEQVIDAAVQRAPGKVLADLSIARGLDYYTGTVVETVLVGHEQLGSICSGGRYDALASKGNRKFPGVGLSIGVTRLVSRILSQDLAKASRSVPTAVLVALNHDNSWGTAQDVAALLRSRGIPTEVAAKAEKFGKQIKFADRRGIPFVWFTDEDGTHQVKDIRTGEQVLAAPETWMPPLEDLAVQVETTAAAASV; from the coding sequence ATGGCACGCACCGCCTCCCTGTCCGGATTCCCCGAGTGGCTTCCCGAGGAGCGGCTGGTGGAGCTGCATGTGCTCGATACCCTGCGCCGGGTCTTTGAACTGCACGGGTTCTCGTCGATCGAAACCCGCGCCGTGGAAACGGTGGGGCAGCTGCTGCGCAAGGGTGAGATCGACAAGGAAGTGTATGGACTCAGCCGGCTCCAGGAGGACGAGAGCGATAACCCGGTCAAGGGCGGCAAAGCCGATCCCCATGCGCTTGCCCTGCATTTTGACCTGACGGTGCCCTTCGCCCGCTACGTGGTGGAAAACGCCGGCTACCTGGCCTTTCCCTTCCGCCGCTACCAGATCCAAAAGGTGTGGCGGGGCGAGCGGCCCCAGGAAGGCCGGGCACGCGAGTTCACGCAGGCGGACATCGATGTGGTGGGCGACGGCGAGCTTCCGTTCCGTTACGACGTCGAGATCGCGCTGGTCATCGCCGAGGCACTCAGTGCCCTGCCCATCCCCGATTTCCGCCTCAGGATCAACAACCGCAAGCTCGCTGAAGGTTTCTACCGGGGCATCGGCCTCGATGACACCGCGGGCGTGCTGCGCAGTATCGACAAGCTCGAAAAGATCGGCCCCGCGAAGGTGGCCGAGCTGCTGAAGGCGGAACTCGGCGCCACCGACGAACAGGCGCAGAAAGCCCTGCAGCTTGCCGCGATCCGCACAGAAGACACGTCCTTTGTGGCGCAGGTCCGCGCGCTGGGTGTCACCAACGAACTCCTTGATGAAGGCCTGGACGAGCTGGAGCAGGTCATCGACGCGGCGGTGCAGCGGGCTCCCGGGAAGGTGCTGGCGGACCTCAGCATCGCCCGCGGCCTGGACTACTACACCGGCACGGTGGTGGAAACCGTACTGGTGGGCCACGAACAGCTGGGATCCATTTGTTCCGGTGGCCGGTACGACGCCCTGGCGTCGAAGGGCAACCGCAAATTCCCGGGGGTTGGGCTTTCCATCGGCGTCACCCGCCTGGTGTCCCGGATCCTGAGCCAGGACCTCGCCAAAGCCTCCCGCTCCGTTCCCACCGCAGTGCTGGTGGCCCTGAACCATGACAACAGCTGGGGTACTGCCCAGGACGTTGCCGCACTGCTGCGCAGCCGGGGCATTCCCACCGAAGTTGCGGCCAAGGCCGAGAAGTTCGGCAAGCAGATCAAGTTCGCGGACCGCAGGGGAATCCCGTTTGTGTGGTTCACGGACGAGGACGGTACCCACCAGGTCAAGGACATCCGCACCGGCGAGCAGGTGCTGGCGGCCCCTGAAACCTGGATGCCGCCCTTGGAGGACCTGGCAGTGCAGGTAGAGACAACCGCGGCCGCAGCCTCGGTCTAG
- a CDS encoding peptidylprolyl isomerase, giving the protein MAASSRSARETKRRIQQMEAKRELRRTQEKRRKRDNLVAAGAGTAAVLIAVVLQFTAFAGNPTEDEYAAAQAGLTDPSASASAPATPSAPPTNGPNIPSADTAAGKTFTGELLLNGSPLGVEVDGTKAPQAAAVFKSLSDEGYFNGKSCHRLTTADQFGVLQCGSPNGDGQGDPNYTWGPLENTPADNTYPAGTIAVARTGNNAYGNGTQFFIVYKDTVIPADTAGGYTVVGKVTSGLDVVSNIAAAGITPAAGDTDGAPKQPVTIDSFSLK; this is encoded by the coding sequence TTGGCGGCCAGTTCACGCAGTGCACGCGAAACAAAGCGGCGCATCCAGCAGATGGAGGCCAAGCGTGAGCTCCGGCGCACCCAGGAGAAGCGCCGGAAGCGCGACAACCTCGTGGCCGCCGGCGCCGGAACCGCCGCCGTGCTGATCGCCGTCGTCCTTCAATTCACGGCGTTCGCCGGAAATCCCACCGAGGACGAATATGCCGCCGCGCAGGCGGGGCTGACGGATCCGTCAGCCTCTGCAAGCGCCCCGGCCACACCTTCGGCACCGCCAACCAACGGACCAAACATTCCGTCCGCGGACACGGCAGCGGGCAAGACGTTCACTGGCGAGTTGCTGCTGAACGGCAGCCCGCTGGGCGTGGAAGTGGACGGAACCAAGGCTCCGCAGGCGGCCGCAGTCTTCAAGTCGCTCAGCGACGAGGGCTACTTCAACGGCAAGTCATGCCACCGGCTCACCACCGCGGACCAGTTCGGCGTGCTGCAGTGCGGCTCCCCCAACGGGGACGGGCAGGGGGACCCGAATTACACGTGGGGTCCGCTGGAGAACACGCCCGCCGACAACACCTACCCTGCAGGCACCATCGCCGTGGCCCGCACGGGGAACAACGCCTACGGCAATGGAACGCAGTTCTTCATTGTTTACAAGGACACCGTCATTCCTGCAGACACTGCAGGCGGCTACACCGTGGTGGGGAAGGTGACGTCGGGGCTTGATGTCGTGTCCAACATCGCAGCCGCAGGCATCACCCCCGCGGCTGGCGACACGGACGGCGCGCCAAAACAACCAGTCACGATAGACTCGTTCTCTCTGAAGTAG
- a CDS encoding RelA/SpoT family protein: MQTGAAPSARPGSLVPVDNSGSRATFPGRRERTRSRLARLTGRGPATYSPILEPLLRTVRANNPKEDFDLIQRAFDVAERCHRGQKRKSGDPYITHPVAVATILAELGLSGTTLAAALLHDTVEDTSYTLADLKRDFGPEVAMLVDGVTKLDKVSFGEAAQSETVRKMVVAMAKDIRVLMIKLADRLHNARTWRFVSAESSARKARETLEIFAPLAHRLGMNTIKWELEDLSFAALYPKVYEEIVRMVGDRTPEREKSLGVIRDQITEDLRAARIKATITGRPKHYYSIYQKMIVRDKDFDDINDLMGVRVLVDSVRDCYAALGTMHSRWNPLPGRFKDYIAMPKFNMYQSLHTTVIGPGGKPVEIQIRTHEMHRRAEYGVAAHWKYKDQPNRTAVGPGSPRDGDMGWLRSLVDWQQETSDPGEFLDSLRFEINAREVFVFTPKGEVMALPAGSTPVDFAYAVHTEVGHRTIGARVNGKLVPLNSELNHGDWVEIFTSKAEGAGPSQDWQHFVKSARARNKIRQWFSKERREEAIDRGKELLTRAMRKQNLPLQRLMTHEALAAVAEEFKYADISGLYAGVGDGHTSAQSVMEKLIESLGGNESADDDVEEVSIPTQVSKARFSDSGVVVRGVGDVWVKLARCCTPVPPDPILGFVTRGSGVSVHRTDCTNISDLKDQPDRIVDVDWAPTQSSVFLVEIQVEALDRKSLLSDVTRVLSDNHVNILAASVHTSTDRVAISKFAFEMGDPKYLSHVLSAVRRIDGVFDVYRTTGNKRRS; encoded by the coding sequence ATGCAAACCGGTGCGGCACCTTCCGCACGCCCGGGCTCCTTGGTTCCCGTCGATAACTCAGGATCACGCGCCACGTTTCCCGGCCGCCGGGAGCGCACCCGCTCCCGGCTTGCCCGCCTGACCGGACGGGGACCCGCCACCTATTCGCCCATCCTCGAGCCGCTGCTGCGGACGGTACGCGCCAACAATCCAAAAGAGGATTTTGACCTCATCCAGCGTGCGTTCGATGTCGCCGAGCGCTGCCACCGCGGGCAAAAGCGCAAGAGCGGGGATCCGTACATCACCCACCCGGTGGCAGTGGCCACCATCCTCGCGGAACTGGGCCTCAGTGGCACCACGCTGGCTGCTGCCCTGCTGCATGACACGGTCGAGGACACCTCCTACACCCTCGCTGACCTGAAGCGGGACTTCGGGCCTGAAGTGGCCATGCTGGTGGACGGTGTCACCAAACTGGACAAGGTCAGCTTTGGCGAGGCCGCGCAGTCCGAGACCGTCCGCAAAATGGTCGTGGCCATGGCCAAGGACATCCGGGTGCTGATGATCAAGCTGGCGGATCGGCTGCACAACGCCCGGACCTGGCGCTTCGTATCGGCCGAGTCCTCCGCGCGAAAGGCCCGGGAAACCCTGGAGATCTTTGCGCCGCTGGCCCACCGCCTGGGCATGAACACCATCAAGTGGGAACTTGAGGACCTGTCCTTCGCTGCGCTGTACCCCAAGGTGTACGAAGAGATCGTCCGAATGGTGGGGGACAGGACACCGGAGCGGGAAAAGAGCCTTGGCGTCATCCGCGACCAGATCACCGAGGACCTGCGTGCCGCCCGGATTAAAGCCACCATCACAGGCCGGCCCAAGCACTACTACTCCATCTACCAAAAGATGATCGTCCGCGACAAGGACTTCGACGACATCAACGACCTCATGGGCGTCCGCGTCCTGGTGGACTCCGTCCGCGACTGCTACGCCGCCCTGGGCACCATGCACTCGCGCTGGAACCCGCTGCCCGGCAGGTTCAAGGACTACATCGCGATGCCCAAGTTCAACATGTACCAGTCCCTGCACACCACGGTGATTGGTCCAGGCGGCAAGCCTGTCGAAATCCAGATCCGGACCCATGAAATGCACCGCCGCGCCGAGTATGGTGTCGCAGCGCACTGGAAGTACAAGGATCAGCCCAACCGCACCGCGGTGGGCCCCGGAAGCCCCCGGGATGGCGACATGGGGTGGCTCCGTTCCCTGGTGGACTGGCAGCAGGAAACGTCCGATCCCGGTGAGTTCCTGGATTCGCTGCGCTTTGAAATCAACGCCCGTGAAGTGTTCGTTTTTACCCCCAAGGGCGAAGTCATGGCGCTTCCCGCGGGATCCACGCCGGTGGACTTTGCGTACGCCGTGCACACCGAGGTGGGCCACCGCACCATCGGCGCCAGGGTCAACGGAAAACTGGTCCCGCTCAACAGCGAGCTTAACCACGGTGACTGGGTGGAAATCTTCACCTCCAAGGCCGAAGGGGCCGGGCCCAGCCAGGACTGGCAGCACTTCGTCAAGAGCGCCAGGGCGCGCAACAAGATCCGCCAGTGGTTCAGCAAGGAACGGCGCGAAGAGGCGATTGACCGCGGCAAGGAGCTGCTGACCCGCGCCATGCGGAAACAGAACCTTCCGCTGCAGCGGTTGATGACGCACGAGGCGCTGGCCGCCGTGGCCGAGGAATTCAAATACGCGGACATCTCCGGCCTCTATGCCGGCGTGGGCGACGGGCACACTTCCGCCCAGTCGGTCATGGAGAAGCTCATCGAGAGCCTTGGCGGCAACGAGAGCGCGGATGATGACGTCGAAGAGGTCAGCATCCCCACGCAGGTCAGCAAGGCCCGCTTCTCCGACTCCGGCGTTGTGGTCCGTGGCGTTGGTGATGTGTGGGTGAAGCTGGCGCGCTGCTGCACGCCGGTTCCGCCGGACCCGATCCTCGGTTTCGTGACCCGGGGATCCGGCGTGTCGGTGCACCGCACCGACTGCACCAACATCTCGGACCTGAAGGACCAGCCGGACCGGATCGTGGACGTTGACTGGGCGCCCACGCAGTCCAGTGTGTTCCTGGTGGAAATCCAGGTTGAGGCCCTTGACCGGAAATCCCTGCTCTCGGACGTGACGCGGGTCCTGTCGGACAACCACGTCAACATCCTCGCTGCCAGCGTCCACACGTCCACGGACCGGGTTGCCATCTCAAAGTTCGCTTTCGAGATGGGGGACCCCAAGTACCTCAGCCACGTGCTCAGTGCCGTCCGGCGGATCGACGGGGTTTTCGACGTCTATCGCACTACCGGGAACAAGCGCCGGAGCTAG